Proteins co-encoded in one Schaalia radingae genomic window:
- a CDS encoding RNA-binding protein yields MLADALEHLVSGIVDNPDDVRVTRRSIRRGQLLEVRVNPDDLGRVIGRSGRTARALRAVMNGLSTRGSVRVDVIDTDQE; encoded by the coding sequence ATGCTGGCCGATGCCTTGGAACACCTTGTCAGCGGAATTGTTGACAATCCTGACGATGTGCGTGTCACGCGGCGGTCGATCCGGCGCGGGCAGCTGCTGGAAGTTCGGGTTAACCCGGATGATCTGGGTCGCGTGATCGGCCGGTCGGGTCGCACCGCACGCGCACTGCGCGCCGTGATGAACGGCCTGTCGACTCGCGGCTCCGTCAGGGTTGACGTGATTGATACTGACCAGGAGTAA
- the rimM gene encoding ribosome maturation factor RimM (Essential for efficient processing of 16S rRNA), with product MQLRAAVVGTAHGLKGEVYVTVTTDRPQALAPGTTVHTSHSEYSTLTMRSLRAHKDRVLAGFEEISTREQAEDLRGTELMVDALDEDDAWYPHQLTGLEAVTLLGEHLGTVTGMQPGAAQDLIIVDADGREVLVPFVSALVPEVNVDEGTMTIDPIPGLFDDNYDMDGE from the coding sequence ATGCAGCTCAGAGCGGCAGTGGTGGGGACGGCCCACGGCCTGAAGGGCGAAGTGTACGTGACAGTCACGACGGACCGGCCCCAGGCGCTGGCTCCCGGCACCACTGTGCACACCTCTCACAGCGAATACAGCACTTTGACGATGCGATCTTTGCGTGCACACAAAGACCGCGTCCTGGCGGGCTTCGAAGAAATTTCCACCCGCGAACAGGCTGAGGACCTGCGCGGCACGGAATTAATGGTGGATGCCCTCGATGAGGATGACGCGTGGTATCCCCACCAGCTCACCGGACTGGAAGCCGTCACTTTGCTGGGCGAACACCTGGGAACAGTCACCGGTATGCAGCCCGGAGCTGCGCAGGATCTTATCATTGTCGATGCCGATGGCCGGGAAGTACTGGTGCCATTTGTCAGCGCCCTGGTACCGGAAGTCAACGTGGACGAGGGAACCATGACGATTGATCCGATCCCGGGTCTGTTCGACGATAACTACGACATGGACGGAGAATAG
- the trmD gene encoding tRNA (guanosine(37)-N1)-methyltransferase TrmD — MRIDLLTIFPHYFDVLDLSLLGKAQDADLLDIHTHDLRQWTTDRHRTVDDAPYGGGAGMVMRPDVWGRGIDQVLSVDLDDSHSDSARRVLAIPTPSGTPLDQRRVEKLAEVDQIILACGRYEGIDQRVADFYREQEVEVLEYSIGDYILNGGEAAALVLVESVSRLLEGVLGNPESLDEESYGPDGLIEYPVYTRPRSWRGIDVPDVLTSGNHADIDRWRRDRSLVRTAHRRPDLIDRLDAQCLSTRDKEVLAGAGTIITPKRRDVMIRLAREGEAEALSELAANTFPLACPDYVSQDDIAAFIEESLSPSEFERMLASPSVYRILVAQLRGASSELIGYTLTILSGPDGMPTQMVRPGKLELGAAYLSKCYVREFWQGSGVAGAMIERAVADVEAQGRNSQIALGTSIANKRAQTFYKRHGFSVAGRRTFMVGEKANIDDVFVRNITPRSRHE, encoded by the coding sequence GTGCGAATTGATCTGCTCACCATCTTCCCGCACTACTTTGACGTCCTGGACCTGTCCCTTCTGGGCAAGGCCCAGGACGCGGATCTACTCGACATTCACACCCATGATCTGCGTCAATGGACAACGGATCGTCATCGCACTGTCGATGACGCGCCGTACGGCGGGGGAGCAGGAATGGTGATGCGGCCCGACGTGTGGGGCCGCGGCATCGACCAGGTTCTGAGCGTCGACCTGGATGATTCCCACTCTGACTCCGCCCGAAGAGTCCTCGCGATTCCGACCCCGTCCGGCACGCCGCTGGATCAGCGCCGTGTGGAAAAACTAGCCGAAGTCGACCAGATCATCCTTGCCTGCGGACGATATGAAGGTATCGATCAACGCGTTGCCGACTTCTACCGCGAGCAGGAAGTGGAAGTCCTCGAATACTCCATCGGCGACTACATCCTCAATGGCGGCGAGGCCGCAGCACTCGTCCTTGTCGAATCCGTGTCACGACTGCTCGAGGGTGTCCTCGGCAATCCTGAATCTCTTGACGAAGAATCCTATGGGCCCGATGGCCTGATCGAATATCCCGTGTATACCAGGCCCAGATCGTGGCGCGGCATTGACGTGCCCGACGTGCTCACCAGCGGCAACCACGCCGACATTGACCGGTGGCGCCGTGATCGATCACTGGTCAGAACTGCTCACCGTCGGCCCGACCTCATTGATCGGCTCGATGCACAATGCCTGTCAACCCGCGACAAGGAAGTGCTGGCCGGTGCCGGCACGATCATCACCCCCAAGCGACGCGATGTCATGATACGGCTGGCGCGTGAAGGGGAAGCAGAGGCGCTTTCTGAGCTTGCAGCCAACACGTTCCCACTGGCATGTCCGGATTACGTCAGTCAGGACGATATTGCAGCCTTCATTGAGGAAAGCCTGTCTCCCAGCGAATTTGAACGCATGCTCGCGTCCCCGTCCGTCTACCGGATCCTGGTCGCGCAGTTGCGCGGTGCTTCATCGGAGCTGATCGGCTACACCCTGACTATTCTGTCCGGGCCCGACGGAATGCCTACCCAGATGGTGCGGCCTGGGAAGCTTGAGCTAGGGGCGGCATATCTGTCCAAATGCTACGTGAGAGAATTCTGGCAGGGGTCAGGTGTGGCCGGAGCGATGATCGAGCGTGCGGTCGCAGATGTGGAAGCTCAGGGGCGCAACTCACAGATTGCCCTGGGAACCTCGATCGCCAATAAACGCGCGCAGACGTTCTACAAGCGTCATGGTTTCTCAGTGGCCGGCAGGCGCACGTTCATGGTGGGGGAGAAAGCCAATATCGATGACGTATTCGTGCGTAACATCACGCCGCGATCACGCCACGAATAG
- the rplS gene encoding 50S ribosomal protein L19: protein MQKLDAVDAPSLRDNIPVFRAGDSVKVHVRVVEGNRSRIQVFQGIVIARRGHGVSETFTVRKISFGVGVERTFPIHTPTIDHIEVTSRGNVRRAKLYYLRDRHGKAARVREHREFTE from the coding sequence ATGCAGAAACTGGATGCTGTTGATGCACCGTCATTGCGCGATAACATTCCGGTTTTCCGTGCTGGAGACTCGGTGAAGGTTCACGTACGAGTCGTTGAAGGTAACCGTAGCCGTATTCAGGTCTTCCAGGGGATCGTTATTGCACGCCGTGGTCACGGCGTGTCCGAGACGTTCACCGTCCGAAAGATCTCATTCGGTGTCGGCGTTGAGCGTACCTTCCCGATCCACACGCCTACCATTGACCACATTGAGGTCACTTCCCGCGGTAATGTGCGCCGCGCGAAGCTGTACTACCTGCGTGATCGTCATGGCAAGGCGGCGCGTGTGCGCGAGCACCGCGAGTTCACTGAGTGA
- the lepB gene encoding signal peptidase I, with the protein MNYQPIQHRKRYHDSDQDDSLQKKPSGFSWLKECAIIVVGALVLSTVIRAFIFQMFWIPSPSMRSTLVENDRIVVSRISTFRGDIERGDVIVFNDAKGWLPRAESEGAGRILRSVGEFIGILPANGEQTLVKRVIGVGGDRVQCCTANGALTVNGQEITEPYIPAGEPASRMEFDVTVPEGSVWVMGDNRPNSADSRFHMDPLENAFIDTDEIVGRATMVLWPLGHWSWLGDRDVFSAVKDS; encoded by the coding sequence GTGAACTACCAACCGATCCAGCACAGGAAGCGCTACCACGACTCCGACCAGGATGACTCTTTGCAGAAGAAGCCAAGCGGTTTCTCATGGTTGAAAGAGTGCGCCATCATCGTGGTGGGCGCACTCGTCCTGTCCACCGTCATTCGCGCTTTTATTTTCCAGATGTTCTGGATTCCCTCGCCCTCGATGCGTTCCACGCTCGTCGAAAATGACCGCATCGTCGTCTCACGAATTTCGACCTTCCGAGGCGATATCGAGCGCGGTGACGTGATCGTGTTCAACGATGCAAAGGGATGGCTTCCTCGCGCAGAATCAGAAGGTGCAGGGAGAATCCTGCGTTCGGTGGGAGAATTTATCGGCATCCTCCCAGCCAACGGCGAACAGACGCTGGTCAAGCGCGTCATCGGAGTAGGCGGAGACCGTGTCCAATGCTGCACCGCGAACGGCGCACTCACCGTCAATGGCCAGGAGATCACCGAACCGTACATTCCTGCAGGCGAACCAGCATCGCGTATGGAATTCGACGTCACCGTCCCCGAAGGATCAGTGTGGGTGATGGGGGACAATCGCCCGAATTCCGCTGACTCACGTTTCCATATGGACCCGCTCGAGAATGCATTCATTGACACTGACGAGATCGTCGGCCGCGCAACGATGGTGCTGTGGCCCCTCGGTCACTGGAGCTGGCTAGGCGATCGTGATGTTTTCTCAGCCGTGAAAGATTCGTGA
- a CDS encoding ribonuclease HII produces the protein MRQLRRIATRDVECELLQSYPTVLGVDEVGRGAIAGPVAVGVALVTEKSGPAPVGLADSKMLSARAREELVDPIHQWVAASAVGMASPAEIDEGGIIGALRLAASRAIEAVRGDGATIGVTLLDGVHNWLAADLLGVSPVGTDVSIMTRVHGDAECAVIAAASVLAKVERDRLMCSLEDPGYDWIHNKGYASRTHIDALSRMGACDQHRRSWKLPGVEPSTNLTNRA, from the coding sequence ATGCGTCAGCTTCGCCGCATTGCCACACGTGACGTCGAGTGCGAATTGCTGCAGTCATATCCCACCGTTTTAGGTGTGGACGAAGTGGGACGCGGCGCAATTGCTGGTCCCGTTGCCGTGGGAGTCGCCCTCGTGACTGAAAAATCGGGACCTGCTCCTGTTGGACTTGCAGACTCAAAGATGCTCTCTGCACGCGCTCGAGAAGAGCTCGTTGACCCTATTCACCAGTGGGTCGCCGCCTCGGCAGTCGGCATGGCCAGCCCCGCAGAAATTGACGAGGGTGGCATCATCGGCGCTCTAAGATTGGCAGCATCGCGGGCGATTGAAGCGGTGAGAGGGGATGGTGCCACTATCGGGGTGACTTTACTTGATGGTGTTCATAACTGGCTCGCTGCAGATCTTCTGGGTGTTTCTCCCGTCGGCACTGACGTTTCCATCATGACGCGCGTGCATGGAGATGCAGAATGTGCAGTCATTGCCGCTGCGTCCGTTCTGGCGAAGGTGGAGCGAGACAGATTGATGTGCTCGCTGGAGGATCCAGGATACGACTGGATTCACAATAAAGGGTACGCGTCGCGCACCCATATTGACGCCCTGAGCCGCATGGGTGCGTGTGACCAGCATCGGCGTTCGTGGAAACTTCCCGGCGTGGAGCCCAGCACGAATTTGACGAACAGGGCATGA
- a CDS encoding DUF2469 domain-containing protein: MSADDLEGYENSLELDLFREYRDVIGLFSYVVETERRFYLCNKVDVQARPMGGDVFFELTLTDAWVWDIYRSSRFVKSVRVITYKDVNVEELSKPELDIP; encoded by the coding sequence GTGAGCGCAGATGATCTGGAAGGCTACGAGAATAGCCTCGAACTTGACCTGTTTCGTGAATACCGCGACGTGATCGGTCTGTTTTCGTACGTGGTGGAAACCGAGCGACGCTTCTATCTGTGCAACAAGGTTGATGTGCAGGCCCGACCGATGGGCGGCGACGTTTTCTTCGAGCTGACGTTGACTGATGCATGGGTGTGGGACATTTACCGCTCTTCTCGCTTCGTGAAGTCAGTGCGGGTCATTACGTATAAGGATGTCAACGTCGAAGAGCTGTCGAAGCCTGAGCTTGACATCCCATAG
- a CDS encoding YraN family protein yields MTATDERIDWRGTLGRAGEDCASRVVQECGYEVLARNWRNGTRGEIDLIARSSTRMTTFIEVKTRIGDRFGSGLEAVTHVKFTRIAQAAAAWCAANRPEAPIRFDVVSIEVSPSQAACLSRALESAHGAQWLRRNADITWCQGIQL; encoded by the coding sequence ATGACAGCAACCGACGAACGCATCGACTGGCGAGGCACACTGGGCCGCGCCGGAGAAGACTGCGCTTCCCGCGTCGTACAGGAGTGTGGATACGAGGTCCTCGCACGTAACTGGAGAAACGGGACTCGCGGCGAGATTGACCTCATTGCGCGTAGCAGCACAAGGATGACCACCTTTATTGAGGTGAAAACGCGTATTGGTGACAGGTTCGGCAGTGGCCTCGAAGCCGTGACACACGTTAAGTTCACGCGCATCGCGCAGGCAGCGGCCGCATGGTGCGCGGCCAACCGGCCGGAAGCGCCGATCAGATTTGATGTGGTCTCAATCGAGGTCAGCCCCAGCCAGGCAGCATGCTTGAGTCGCGCACTTGAGAGCGCCCACGGCGCTCAATGGCTGCGTCGCAATGCGGATATCACCTGGTGTCAGGGCATTCAGCTATGA
- a CDS encoding YifB family Mg chelatase-like AAA ATPase, which yields MSGQTASIRTIALIGMDGHIVNVETSVANGVVSFTLVGLPDASLRESKDRVRSALSACGLGLPNQRVTVNLSPAGLPKSGSGFDLAIALSVLLASGQIPPDAVVDTLFLGELGLDGSLRPPPGLLAAVIGAARGGTTDIVVPAASVAQAALVPGVSVHGYEHLADLVESVGGIAQRSGSVGFSHPSEGECDHYSSSAQCPSLLDLSDVRGQSYARTGLEIAAAGGHHIMLIGEPGAGKTMLARALPTILPPLDTDTSLTTTALHCLAQAWSAEHGLITQPPIEAPHHSASMPALVGGGQSVGRPGAISLAHGGVLFLDEAAEFAPSVMDALREPLENGVMTIHRSRATVTFPASFQLVLATNPCPCGNRNSKHARCTCTSMQQRRYLSRLSGPLLDRVDIQLNVSRPTAGDFAMDTGETSACVRERVEEARQRQRRRFEGTPWRLNREVPGSVLRRDFMPDEAIACAMSRAVDCGSLSMRGADKVLRVAWTIADLAGHNHPTMNDFTMAYSLRTGEDYDDPPTAR from the coding sequence ATGAGCGGGCAGACGGCCTCGATCCGCACGATTGCGTTGATCGGCATGGATGGTCACATAGTCAATGTGGAGACATCTGTCGCGAACGGTGTGGTCTCATTTACTCTGGTCGGTTTACCGGACGCGTCTTTGCGTGAATCCAAGGACCGTGTGCGCTCCGCACTCAGTGCCTGCGGGCTGGGCCTTCCCAACCAGCGCGTCACCGTCAACCTGTCACCGGCCGGCCTACCCAAGTCAGGATCAGGGTTTGATTTGGCGATCGCACTGTCTGTTCTGCTGGCCAGTGGACAGATCCCGCCCGACGCTGTGGTGGACACGCTTTTCTTGGGCGAACTGGGGCTGGATGGGTCGCTGCGGCCTCCGCCTGGCCTTCTCGCAGCTGTCATAGGTGCTGCACGAGGCGGTACCACGGATATCGTGGTCCCAGCAGCAAGTGTCGCTCAGGCGGCGCTGGTGCCGGGTGTATCCGTCCACGGCTACGAGCATCTGGCGGATTTAGTCGAATCTGTTGGCGGCATTGCCCAGCGCAGCGGAAGCGTAGGCTTCTCCCATCCTTCCGAGGGCGAGTGCGATCACTACAGTTCCAGCGCGCAGTGTCCGTCCTTACTTGATTTGAGCGATGTACGAGGCCAGTCTTATGCCCGGACAGGCCTTGAGATCGCCGCAGCAGGGGGACACCACATCATGCTGATAGGGGAGCCAGGAGCCGGAAAGACCATGCTTGCGCGCGCGTTGCCGACCATCCTGCCACCTTTGGATACTGACACATCACTCACGACGACCGCGCTGCATTGTCTGGCGCAGGCGTGGAGCGCAGAGCACGGACTGATCACTCAGCCTCCGATCGAAGCTCCACACCACTCGGCATCGATGCCGGCCCTCGTGGGTGGGGGACAATCAGTGGGGCGACCAGGCGCCATCTCCCTTGCACATGGGGGAGTGCTGTTTCTTGATGAAGCTGCTGAGTTTGCCCCCTCAGTGATGGATGCCTTACGTGAACCGTTGGAAAACGGTGTGATGACGATTCACCGCTCGCGCGCCACCGTCACGTTCCCGGCATCTTTTCAGCTCGTCTTGGCGACCAACCCGTGCCCCTGTGGTAACCGGAACTCCAAGCATGCTCGATGCACATGTACCTCCATGCAGCAGCGCCGCTACTTGTCGCGCCTGTCTGGACCGCTTCTTGATCGTGTCGACATTCAATTGAATGTGTCCAGACCTACCGCGGGAGACTTCGCGATGGATACGGGGGAGACTTCGGCATGCGTTCGCGAGCGTGTGGAGGAGGCCCGCCAGCGACAACGCCGCCGCTTCGAGGGGACACCCTGGAGACTCAACCGAGAAGTTCCTGGCTCCGTCCTGCGGCGGGATTTCATGCCCGACGAGGCAATCGCATGCGCAATGTCGCGCGCAGTGGATTGCGGCTCACTGTCAATGCGCGGCGCGGACAAAGTCCTGCGAGTGGCATGGACGATCGCTGATCTGGCAGGTCACAACCATCCCACCATGAATGACTTCACGATGGCGTATTCACTTCGAACAGGAGAAGATTATGACGATCCCCCTACTGCCCGATGA
- the dprA gene encoding DNA-processing protein DprA, translated as MTIPLLPDEHHIAAWWSSVIEPVDVYAHALRLALGDDEAIAWVCADTPGSLPLALERTAQGIPRDWETVWKRWHPRAVVADPAGDLEWIERVGGQLLIPSDSKWPEALNDLEHERPVCLWVRGHLLDRPTVAIVGSRACTRVGEKTAADMGYELASKGMCVVSGGAFGIDIAAHRGALASPPGPTIAVMAGGLERPYPVAHRQHFDEIVSHEAGALMSEVPPRWRPARWRFLTRNRVIAALAQATIVVEADQRSGALATARRAMELRRHVGAVPGPVTSAMSRGCHRLIREGGTLIRDSADVIEMVSTLDLNIGNTEPLFDQPQSPDHGIDALPCHQRRVWEALPRRAASSVDAITVTAGMSIEDVMSALGALELAGLAAHTHGRWKRTA; from the coding sequence ATGACGATCCCCCTACTGCCCGATGAGCATCATATTGCTGCCTGGTGGTCCAGTGTGATCGAACCGGTTGACGTGTACGCCCATGCGCTTCGCCTCGCTCTGGGCGATGATGAGGCGATCGCCTGGGTGTGTGCAGACACGCCGGGCAGCTTGCCACTTGCACTTGAGCGAACTGCGCAGGGAATTCCTCGGGATTGGGAGACTGTCTGGAAGCGTTGGCATCCACGAGCCGTGGTCGCCGACCCGGCCGGGGACCTTGAATGGATTGAACGCGTCGGTGGTCAGCTGCTGATTCCGAGCGATAGCAAATGGCCTGAGGCTTTGAACGACTTGGAACACGAGCGGCCGGTGTGCCTATGGGTGCGAGGCCACCTGCTCGATCGCCCTACCGTCGCCATTGTCGGATCACGAGCCTGCACCCGGGTTGGTGAGAAGACTGCTGCCGACATGGGATACGAGCTGGCGTCCAAAGGTATGTGCGTGGTGTCCGGAGGCGCGTTCGGCATTGACATCGCAGCACATAGGGGAGCACTCGCCTCGCCTCCGGGCCCCACTATTGCCGTGATGGCTGGCGGACTCGAACGGCCGTATCCCGTAGCACACCGTCAACATTTTGACGAGATAGTCAGCCATGAGGCGGGTGCGCTGATGAGTGAGGTACCGCCACGGTGGCGCCCTGCACGCTGGCGTTTTCTCACGCGTAACCGCGTTATCGCGGCGTTGGCACAAGCGACCATCGTCGTTGAAGCCGATCAACGATCCGGAGCGCTGGCAACAGCGCGGCGCGCCATGGAGCTGAGACGGCACGTCGGAGCTGTTCCAGGCCCTGTTACATCAGCAATGTCACGAGGCTGCCATCGGTTGATTCGTGAGGGCGGCACGCTGATCCGCGACAGCGCAGATGTTATTGAGATGGTCAGCACCCTTGACCTGAACATCGGAAACACAGAACCGCTCTTCGACCAGCCTCAATCACCCGACCACGGCATCGACGCCCTGCCTTGCCACCAGCGCAGAGTGTGGGAAGCGCTGCCCAGGCGCGCCGCTTCCAGCGTGGATGCCATAACCGTCACGGCAGGGATGAGCATAGAGGATGTGATGAGCGCATTGGGCGCTCTCGAGCTTGCAGGGCTCGCAGCGCACACACACGGTCGGTGGAAGCGCACCGCGTAA
- a CDS encoding tyrosine recombinase XerC, producing the protein MSDARTQPVRELIDVWIDELAHSRGLSANTARAYRTDLNEFADFLDQRIANGTTLDQAVTTSSIRQWLAHMANDGMSRATLARRIASIRGFTSWAHHHGHLSADPALLVTAPSRDQRLPHVLDIQAARALMDYARQEARDGDPVHIRDWAMVETLYSTGIRVSELCGLDLGSFAFDRQCLRVLGKGDKERVVPLGDPAAQALHMWLDRGRVALVDARVTTNAAFLGEHGKRIDPRVVRARLHRLAARAGVRDVAPHALRHSAATHLLEGGADLRVVQEILGHSSLQTTQRYTHVDAARLSAIYRQAHPRA; encoded by the coding sequence GTGAGTGATGCTAGGACACAACCGGTACGGGAGCTCATCGACGTGTGGATTGATGAGCTCGCGCACTCGCGTGGCCTGTCAGCCAACACTGCGCGCGCCTATCGAACTGACCTGAATGAGTTTGCAGATTTTCTGGACCAGCGCATCGCAAACGGCACCACACTGGATCAGGCAGTGACCACCAGCTCGATTCGTCAGTGGCTCGCCCACATGGCCAATGATGGGATGAGTCGGGCGACCCTGGCTCGGCGCATCGCCTCCATCCGCGGATTCACCAGCTGGGCGCACCATCACGGGCATCTGAGCGCAGACCCCGCCCTCCTCGTCACCGCACCTTCGCGTGACCAGCGCCTACCACATGTCCTCGACATTCAGGCGGCGCGCGCACTCATGGACTATGCACGTCAGGAAGCGCGCGACGGCGATCCGGTCCATATCCGTGACTGGGCAATGGTGGAAACGCTCTATTCAACCGGCATACGCGTCTCCGAGCTATGCGGTTTGGATCTGGGGTCCTTCGCATTCGACCGGCAATGCCTGAGAGTGCTCGGCAAGGGCGACAAGGAACGCGTTGTTCCCCTGGGCGATCCGGCAGCTCAGGCACTGCATATGTGGTTGGATCGTGGTCGCGTCGCCCTCGTCGATGCGCGCGTGACAACGAACGCCGCATTTTTGGGTGAGCACGGCAAACGTATCGACCCGCGTGTTGTTCGAGCTCGCCTGCATCGACTGGCAGCCAGGGCAGGTGTGCGGGACGTTGCGCCGCACGCGTTGCGCCACAGCGCCGCCACGCATCTTCTTGAAGGCGGCGCCGACCTGCGCGTTGTTCAGGAGATCCTGGGGCACTCATCATTGCAGACCACGCAGCGCTACACGCATGTCGATGCTGCGCGTCTGTCGGCGATCTACCGTCAGGCACATCCGCGTGCGTGA
- a CDS encoding M23 family metallopeptidase: protein MRVRGQSAGRVLCMLAGALSVSVAAWAGAAQPLRDAREPWLWPSGDPVPVARAFDDLEHNWLPGHRGVDLDVLVGSPVYAPADGTVVVAGVIVDRPVVSVSHGSVRSTFEPVEATVTPGDEVRKGDVIGHVASGHSPGALHWGVKSGPRTYHDPLRFLVGPIVLKPWE, encoded by the coding sequence ATGAGAGTAAGAGGTCAAAGCGCGGGTCGGGTGCTATGCATGCTCGCAGGGGCGCTATCCGTATCGGTCGCCGCGTGGGCGGGTGCAGCGCAGCCACTGCGCGATGCGCGCGAGCCGTGGTTATGGCCCAGTGGAGATCCTGTGCCGGTCGCACGCGCTTTCGACGACCTTGAGCACAATTGGCTGCCGGGGCATCGAGGGGTCGATCTGGATGTGCTGGTCGGCTCACCGGTTTACGCGCCAGCGGACGGCACAGTTGTGGTGGCAGGCGTCATTGTCGATCGGCCGGTGGTCTCTGTGTCGCACGGATCGGTGCGTTCAACGTTCGAGCCGGTTGAAGCCACGGTCACGCCCGGCGATGAGGTTCGCAAGGGTGATGTGATCGGCCATGTTGCCAGTGGCCACTCCCCCGGCGCTTTGCATTGGGGCGTGAAGTCTGGCCCCCGGACCTACCATGACCCGCTCAGATTCCTCGTTGGACCGATTGTCTTGAAGCCGTGGGAGTGA
- the rpsB gene encoding 30S ribosomal protein S2, producing the protein MAVVTMRQLLESGVHFGHQTRRWNPKMKRFILTERNGIYIIDLQQTIADIDIAYDFVKETVAHGGNILFVGTKKQGQEAIAEQASRVGMPYVNHRWLGGMLTNFSTVSKRLQRLKELEQIDFEDVASSGHTKRELLMMNREKDKLARTLGGIRDMSSLPSALWIVDPTKEHLAVAEAQKLNIPIVAILDTNADPDEVDYRIPGNDDAIRAVSLLTRVIADAAAEGLLARNSRRQKDAEADDSTEGEQSEPLAEWERELLEGNKAAEEATKDKAEEKAEEKAEKAAPASEEASEKETSADAQ; encoded by the coding sequence ATGGCAGTCGTCACCATGCGCCAGCTGTTGGAATCTGGCGTTCACTTTGGCCATCAGACCCGTCGCTGGAACCCGAAGATGAAGCGCTTCATCCTCACGGAACGCAACGGCATCTACATCATTGACCTTCAGCAAACAATCGCTGACATCGACATTGCATACGACTTCGTGAAGGAAACCGTTGCTCATGGAGGCAACATTTTGTTCGTCGGCACGAAGAAGCAGGGCCAGGAAGCCATTGCAGAGCAGGCCTCACGTGTTGGCATGCCGTATGTCAACCACCGTTGGCTCGGCGGTATGCTGACCAACTTCTCCACCGTTTCCAAGCGACTGCAGCGTCTGAAGGAACTCGAGCAAATCGATTTCGAAGATGTCGCATCCTCCGGACACACCAAGCGCGAGCTGCTCATGATGAACCGCGAAAAGGACAAGCTTGCCCGTACCCTTGGTGGTATCCGCGACATGTCCTCCCTGCCGTCAGCGCTGTGGATCGTTGATCCCACGAAGGAGCACCTAGCGGTGGCAGAGGCTCAGAAGCTCAACATCCCGATCGTTGCCATCCTCGACACCAACGCTGATCCTGACGAGGTCGACTACCGCATCCCCGGTAACGATGATGCGATCCGCGCCGTGTCCCTGCTGACCCGCGTAATTGCTGATGCAGCAGCCGAAGGCCTCCTCGCACGCAACTCGCGCCGCCAGAAGGATGCTGAAGCTGACGACAGCACCGAAGGCGAACAGTCCGAACCACTGGCAGAATGGGAACGCGAGCTGCTTGAGGGCAACAAGGCTGCTGAAGAAGCAACCAAGGACAAGGCTGAAGAAAAGGCCGAAGAAAAGGCTGAAAAAGCCGCACCCGCGTCAGAAGAAGCATCCGAGAAAGAAACCTCAGCTGACGCTCAGTGA